A stretch of the Massilia sp. W12 genome encodes the following:
- the ssb gene encoding single-stranded DNA-binding protein has product MASVNKVILIGNLGRDPEVRYMPSGDAVATLAIATTDTWKDKNSGEKKEQTEWHRVSFFGRTAEVCGQYLKKGSSVYVEGSLRTRKYTDKDGIEKYSTEIRGDMMQMLGGRSQGGGDSAMMDDGYGAPPQRGGMQSQAPAPAARPAPQRPAPNFSDMDDDIPF; this is encoded by the coding sequence ATGGCCTCAGTCAATAAAGTCATTCTCATCGGCAATCTCGGGCGTGACCCGGAAGTGCGTTACATGCCCAGCGGCGACGCGGTTGCAACCTTGGCAATCGCCACCACCGACACCTGGAAAGACAAGAACAGCGGTGAAAAGAAAGAACAAACCGAATGGCATCGCGTCAGCTTCTTTGGCCGGACTGCCGAAGTATGCGGCCAATATCTGAAAAAAGGCTCGTCGGTGTATGTGGAAGGCAGCTTGCGCACCCGCAAATACACTGACAAAGACGGAATTGAAAAATATTCCACCGAGATTCGCGGCGATATGATGCAAATGCTGGGTGGCCGCAGCCAGGGTGGCGGCGACAGCGCGATGATGGACGATGGTTATGGCGCACCGCCGCAGCGTGGCGGCATGCAATCCCAGGCCCCCGCCCCGGCAGCCCGTCCGGCGCCGCAACGCCCGGCCCCGAACTTCTCGGATATGGATGACGATATTCCGTTCTGA